In the Malaclemys terrapin pileata isolate rMalTer1 chromosome 3, rMalTer1.hap1, whole genome shotgun sequence genome, CTAATACCTCTTCCCCTAACCCTCCGTAAGAGCCAAAGAGTTCTTAATAAGCCAGGAATGATAGTGTtgcacagcagcagggccagattaaggcagGGCCTCTAGGGGGTGCAGCCCAAGGCCCTGGCTCGAGGGGGAcccgcaaaaataaatcacaggaaGCAATCTCCGGGCCACTAAAAGgggcgctcaggcaggctgctgcctgtcataccccacgccactcccggaagcggctggctgctggcatgtctctgtggcccctggggtgggggggggaggcagctccatgcactgcccctgcccccagcactgtcctcacagctcccattggctggttcccagacaatgggagctacTGGGCGGTGCTTGTGGGCACAGGCAGTGTATGGAGacccgctgccccttccccctaaCGGGTGCGCAGAGACATGCTAGCAGCCAGCcccttccgggagtggtgtggggctaaggcaggcagcctgagccctgctgcaccgccggcCAGGAGCTGCCTGTGGCAAGCGCCTTCCGGCTGGAACCTGTACTtcgcaccccctcctccaccccatccccccgccccagatcagaatcccccctcctgtacccaaactccctctcagacccCACACCTCCTCCGGCACCCCAATCCGCTGAccaagccccctccttcaccaaactccttcccaggaaaaagacttctatacaggggccccacaaaatctaatagcccacAAGAgcgttaatccggccctgcacaGCAGGTGGTACTTTCTAAACTGAAATGCCCTTCTCTGTGTTCAAATGCTCCACCTTAGAaatgatccagctcccattgcagtcaatcggagttggatcaggctccaTGTGTCTGTGCTATCTCCGTTGCTTCCAAGCCTGGACTTCTCACATGTGAGTGCAATCAGTCATCTCTGAGCCAGTGGGCCAGTATGTTATAATAGCTCTACAGGTCTGATAGTCAAAAATGGGCATTAATCTGTCCTAAGCATCTTCATACTCTAAAGCAGTTTCATAATTATAGACTGAAGGGTTGAAattctggagtcaatgggagttgtaacATTGAATTTGGTCATGCCAGGATATCACCCTAGACGTCTAAGAAATTTTCTTTTAGCAAAATGCAGGATTTCACTGTATTACACACCAGGAAGGATGAACCACTGATACAAATAGAGAAACAATTTAGAGAAAGGAAATGAGTATTCCCATAGAGAAACAGGAAGCACAAATAAAAAACAGTTGCCATTCATGTTGTTTATCTTGGGGACCAAGACCAGTATCCTTGTAACCTTATAGGGTAATAAAATGTGATCCCTGTTAGGTTGCAGGATGAAGTCCTTTTATAGAGTTATTCTTTTTTCAGTTGGTTAGAAATTTCTCCCATTGCACATATTTTGGGATACTCCATCTTTTTTGCCATATTTGTGGAATTTGTTGTAAACAGGACTGGCCAGTGGTCATTTGGCCCCCTACAAATGTCAAAACAGGGGCCCTAGTACCTGCTACAAGACTGTGATACTAAAATCACTTTAAACTCTACTTCTGCCAAGGGATTCCTGAGCTATACGGAACCCTGTGGTTCAGGAGGCATAGAAGCAGCCCAGGATGTAAGAGATGAAGGAAAGTATCTAATGAAAATGTAAGACTCACAGGCAAATGTACAAAACCAGGATGTCTAACAAACACAATGAATGAGTGAACTTTGCAGGAAATTAATAAGCGATTATCAACAAATGGTTCCTAATGTGGCTTGTTTCTTCATTTAAGTTGCCAGTTTTGTAGACTGCAGAAGTTTCTTTCTTCTAAACTAAAAGCCTTACAATGATTACAAATTAAAGGTATAATATAAATACAGAATTACACTGCAGACCAGTTAAGTTGGGGGGTGCAAGGTCCTTGTGGCTGCAGGATACCACACCTTGCCCTAGCAAATCAGTGTCATCTGCGCATGTCCCTTCTGTTTGCCTGCGGCATGCCGCGGCACCAGGGAGCTTCCCAGAGGCCTTCAGAGCATACAGAAAATCTGTGTCAGATGACAGAGAGTCCTccatttaaagaaataaaggaaCACTCCAATTCAAGAGTCTGGAAAAGCTTTAATGATGGTCTCATAGGCAGGAGGAGGTGTTTGTGTTGAATGACAGATGCGGAGGCTGTTGTTGGACCAGTGGAATTCAGGACGAGTTAAGCTGTTGGTGGTGTTCCCCACAAGGGTAGTGGTGGTGCTGGTGGGAGCCAGAGTAACCAGCTGACTGTTAGTTTCCACAGGGAGCGGAGGGCATTGCAAAAAGGGGTGGAAAGTGGAGGCTCGGAAGCTTGACTTTCTTGGGAAGGAGTTGGCTTGCTCCAGGGAGGCTTGCCGCTGGAAGGTGAGGCTGGCCAGGCTGAGATTGCTACGGCGTTCGCAGCTGTTGTTACGGTAGAATCCAGTCCTGTTGGCAGCATGGCCCTGAGAAGAAGGTCTGGAACGGCGGCTAGAGATTGACGAGCTCCACTGTGAAATGTGTGCACTGGCTCTGCGACGGGACAGGCAAGTAAACAAAGCCCAGATTATCCCTCCAATCACCAATCCAATCACCATGGACACTGAGAAGGCTATTATCATCTGACCtaaaacacagaaaataaacagcaAGGTTGCTTTATTTACCATACAGACTATTCAGTCTAGAAAATGAATTTGATATGGCAGGCTTCTTAAAACGTGCCCAAACAATAAGGATTAAAGATATTCATTTAGTGACATTATAGAGGGCACATGCAACTTGTAATTACGCTGCAACAGAAATACAGGGTTGGatgctgatctcacttacactagcGTTTAACAGTGTGACTCCAATCAGTAATTCCTGTTTGATATCAATAAGAGCGAGAGAAGACTGGAAGTGGAAGGTACTCATGACCTTGCAGGAGGCTGTTAATACCTATTACAATCAGATGCAGACCAGATGTACAGCTCTACCGGAAAAGCACTGGGATGACTTTGGTCAGAGGTGGCCACTGAAACACAAAAAGCTAATGGACGTTTTcctcctcctgacccccagttttgGGGACATACATATGTTAAGCTGTCATTGCACAAAGCATAAATTCCTAGCCCTCTTACACTTGCCTGCACTCTAATAATCAGCATTGAGAGGCTCTGGAAAAGGATTCTAGCTAAGATAATTTTCTTCCCCATGTGATCAGGTTTTTTtattagatattaggaatggcaatatacaaaaacctgtaggagaacacttcaacctccctggacacacaatagcagatttaaaggtagccatcctgcagcaaaaaaacttcaggaccagacttcaaagagaagtctgctgaacttcagttcatttgcaaatttgacaccatcagctcaggattaaacaaagactgtgaatggctagccaactacaaaagcagtttctcctcccttggtgttcacacctcaactgcttgAAGAGGGCCTCattctccctgattgaactaaccttgttatctctagactgattcttgcctgcatatttatacctgcctctggaaatttccaccacatgtgtctgatgaagtgggtattcacccacgaaagcttatgctccaatacgtctgttagtctataaggcgccacaggactctttgtcactttttaaatgCTCAGTGGGTTTTCCTGGTTCTCCATGCATGGTAGGGAGCTCCGTGAGCAATCTGGGCCTAGTAGCAGTCAGATTGCAACAGACAGACAGCTTACATTAAGATGGGGTGAGTTGTGCTTCTCTGTTTAGGGAACAGCTTGTTTTGTCTCGCTGtgtttttggttcttgtgttGATAAGGCTctagattttaagaaataaaatagctTTACAGTGCAACCTttcaaaaaatatgtttttatctAACCTTTCTATGTGCATGCCATGAACATAACATGTACCACACCAAGAGGGTGAACAAAGGTTTCATTTGAAAGGCTTTAGTTTCAAATAGTAAATTTTAAAAGTAACTCTAAGTTATTGGTGATTGACATACATGGGTAGCCTTGACAGTGAATTTCCAAACTTTTCTCCAATTAAGGGCTAGAGATTATCCCTAGGGAGCCGCCTCtcaacccccaccctctgctttaTGTCTCATTCAAGGTCCAAGGCAGAATTCCATTCCCTGGGCTCAGAGGACTATGGGATTTGCTCCTTCCCTATACTCCCAGGTAGAACACTGCTCTGCCAAGGGTGGCACAGTAGAGCTCCACCCACGACTAACCCCACTCCACTAGCAAGTTGAACTGACCCTCTAAATGGGGGAATAAGTAGTGCCCTACAAAAAGATGTAGTAGCAGGTGTGCAAGATGCTTCTCAGTGTAGCAACCTGCAGGGAACTTGGAAGTTGGAGAATGGGCTGCAGGAGGAAAGCGTTTGGAAAGGAACAAATTAATCAGTCAGTGTGCACATGCTGCAAATACTAGCTGAAGTTGCAGCACCTTTGTAAACAGTAGCTTTAATAAAGATGGGGTGCTAGAACACTTTGTATAGTGAgcgtgctgagagccattgaaccaaactgtaaatccagggtagtcaataggcagattGTGGGCCAAATCTGGTCCGCCAGATGTTTTTGAATGGACCCCataatatttttatgtatttattagcattattataattttattattttctctggagtctggaccttaacTATACCTTGATCaagaaatctggaccttgacaaaaataacCGACTtaaccctgtatataatgaaaGCCTCttcaagccagccagccccctctcccccaacccccacccacacacaccctatGTTCCAGCACCTGTGAATAAAGAGATAGATTAGCTTTTTCAAACTTGGAGTCCACGCACATTATTACCTGGCACGTGAAACATCCAGAACTCGCCCTGGGATGAGACAACTCCTTACTGTGGACTATGACTAAAGCACCTAATTaaagaccattgaagtcagttgaaagatccctactgatttcaatggcgtTTGGATCAGTCCCAGATACTGCAATctactctaagggtacgtcttcactacctgccatatcggcgggtagcaattgatttatccgggatcgatatatcgcgtctcgttaagacgcgatatatcaatccccgaaagcgctcaccatcgactccggtactccaccagagcgagtggcagtagcgcagtcaacgggggagccgccgctgtcgatcccacgccgtgcggaccccaggtaattcgatccaagatacttcgacttcagctatgctattctcttggatcgatccccctctcccccccagtgtagaccagccctaagatttTGGGCCACCACATCCTTTTATTACTGTTTTGTTAAAAAGGAGAATAATTTAGTAACCTTATCTGAAATTTAACAAAGGTTTTTGTTTGGGAATATTAACTTAGCGTCAGGCAGGAGAGTCCTTGCTCTGAATTCAAGTGCACAGCCTCCTGTAGAGAAGGATTTATTCATGCTAGGGCAAGCCTCTATTTCTCCACAATAATTGGGAGTGATTccctctcccactgaaatctcACAGCAGCTGAATAgaacataaaacaaataaatgaagtGCTATGTATCAGACAAGCAAATTCTACTGTCTGGGGATTCTAGCAGATTCATGCACAGAACATGTCATATTCAAGCTGCTTAACTTTGGTTGGGTTGAAGGAGGATACATCAGAAAGTGTCTGTTGTACAATGAAGAAGGATTATTTTTGTCCCTTCCCTTTTTAACTGCTCTCCCTCTCATGTTCTTGATAGCATTTCTTCCCTTGTGCTGGGACAGTAGATCAGCACATGCTGATGAGACAAAACTTGATTCAACCCAAAGCATGCATGCTATTTGGAGACTCATTTTTTCCCTACTGCCCAATCCACAAAATACAGTGTTTTGAAGCTGGAAACAATGCTCGATCAGGTATTTTCCATCTCAGGCATGCAGACTTCCAGACTGCAAGCCAGCCAAATGGTCTTCTTCATCACAATTTTGCCTTAATGCTAAATGAAATAATCTGTGATATGGAAAGCCATATTTGAGCAGGTGATTGAAATGTAATGTAGAACACTGACTAGTGGACAAAAGATGAATTGCACCTGCATCCAATCAGCAAACTCTTAAATAATTGGAATAGAGAAACTGAGTGTTGTGATTATTCTGCTATTATAAAGCAATCTCTTCTCAAGTTGTCAGCCATAGTTCATTCTGCAATCTGATTCATGCAAGATCACAAGCAAACAAACTAAATACATTTTCCTAGCACTTATGAGATAAGGAGTTGAACCTGCTAGGGTTTGGACATTGCTTCTAAAAAGCCCAGCAAGGTACTTGAGGCTCAGATCAATAAGCCAACCCATGTGGCATACAGCATTATTGTTGTGTGTAGTTTGCCAAAACAACATCCCTACAACTGACAAGTGTTTAGAATTATTCTATTCCCTGATCTTTATCACTAATTGCCATGTCCAAACAACCCTCTGATTGTTTGTAACAAATTCCTGATTCAGTAGGCTGGGTGAATCAGTGGGTTGGCAGAATGAACCAGCTATGATCTTTGTCATGGCAAATGTTGGGAAAGGTCACAGTGTGGTGATGGTGAAAAGAACAGAAGTGATTGTCTGCAGCACAGACTGATTCAGGTAATTGGGACATTGGGAAAACAGCAGGCCTGATGGTGGTGGGTTAAGTAGGCAGCTATCTAACACTCTTCTACCTGAAGAGTTTCTAGAAGCTTCTGGAAATAAATCATTAGCCAAACTGAGTCAATAATAGGAAAATCATGAATCCCTGAGGTGTTGTTATTATGTTTGCCATCAGGAGAACAATGCTCATGAACAGAAAGTACAGAGGTTTACATTTCATAATCAAGCCATCTACCTAGTAACAAGATTGCCCTCTGCTGGCAATCTACACTGATGAAAATagagcaaaagataaaagtttaGATGTTGTTGTGCTAGAAGTACACGCAGCAAACATTCAGGAGATGGAGAGCACCATGACCAATGCTCTATTTGGTAACTACCAGAAACTCAGGAGGATTCTGACCTCTCTGGTGTAGACTCTTGGGTTAGTATCCTGCTCAGAGTTTGGAACACTCACCTGAAGGGGAATGTTCAAACAAACTTTGTGAAGTACTGTTTACAAGGGATTTGTGAATGTTTGCACTAAACTCTATCTATCTTAGGGTTGGAGCAGTAAACTTGCTTTATGTCTACATTACCAGCCTTTGTCGTTGATAAAAAGCTGAAAAGAAAAGTTTAAGATGTCATATGAAAATCATAAAAACCAAGTCAAGCTCACTTGATTTCCCTAGTGACCAGCATTGAAAGGGGTAATAAAGACAGAGTAATTCTAATGACCAAAAGGAAACATCTAAGATCAAGACATGAACGTGTTTAATTTCCTGACATCAGCACAGTCATGTAAAGAACTAAGCAAAGCAGTAACTGGCTCTTCTAAAAAATCCTGTGTGAAGGCAGTTGTAGAAACTGTtacttcagggcttcagcctatTTTCCTAAACGCTACTGAAATAGCAACATACGTTTTTCATCTGCTCACACGTGCAGCGCACGAGCCTCTAGCACAGCATTACTGTCTATCTCGTACAAACAGTTGGAGTAGCATGCACTTTTAAAGAACTTAAACCAATTGAATGTACTGATACAGTGAACATAATTCCACAGTGCAATATTGCATAACCTTTTATTGTAGTAATTACTTAGCTAATAAGAATATCCTATAAATCCTGACAATAAAATCGTTTACAATTTTGATATTTAACATTGTGGTTAAAATGGAGACTCCACAAATGAAGAGGGATTTCTTTAATGGGATACATGGTAGTTAGCAGCACAGTACAATAAAGAAAATGTACAGTATTGGATCAAAGATACAGATCTTCAGCTTGATGTAAGGACTTGAGAGTATGTGATACTTTTAAAAGGTCCTCAATATTAACACATGCAATTCTATAATATTTTTGTTGGCTGCCTGATGCTGAAGGACATCCTGCTGAAACCTAAAGCATTAGAAAAATTTCTCAAAAACAGTCCCTCATTAAGTAGAAATCTGAAATGCTGCCAAGGTCAGTGGAGAGAATTCTGCTGATGGATTTAACTTCTGCATCATCAGTTCAAAAATATCCCATGTGTTTCCTTAATGAATCAACTTATATTCTCCATTACTTGTTCAGATTGTCCCATTTCCCCCAATTCTTTCCCCTCTCTGTATTTCTTGTTTTCACTTGGAGATTGTCTCATTTTTTTAGCAGTTAGTGCATTTTGTTGAATACTGATTTCAGGCTGGTAACATGGAGGGAACCCGAGTCTAATCTATATAGATTCTTATAACAttctcatcaccataatatccaCTAATGTTAAATTTAGTGTAGCAGGGAAATTAAAaattgctgcttctttttttgtgaatgccattttgagaataaaataaaataaataaaaaaataaattaatggagatatcccatctcctagaactggaagggaccttgaaaggtcatcaagtgcagccccctgcctttactagcaggaccaattttgatTTTGCCAGATCCCTACATGGCAcccttaaggattaaactcacaacccagggtttagcaggcgaatgctcaaaccactgagctatccctcccctggatAGGTGGATGAGAACTTAGAATACAATGCTAAGTTCTCATCCAGTAGTAATTGGCAAGGCATCttctcagattttcagaagaaagtCTGCTGCACCGTAAGAGTTAGCTTTTTGCATTTAGAAATGGTAAaggtggttgttttgtttttgaagagtCAATAAAGGGCTGATTGTGGACCTTATAATGGAGCACTGGTTGCAACCTTAGCTATAATATGGCTACCAGAATCTCTATAGTCAACAGTTTAAATTAGACTCATGCAGTAAGTTAAAATTCTGCTATAAAGAGTGAGGAAAATATGAGTCAGTACTAAACCTTGTTCCGTATGATGCTGAACTTCTTtcacttcctccctccacccccagttaCGGGCCATAAGATTGGGTTATGTGTGTAAGGATAGTCTTGTAAAGCACAAGACTGTGACCTGGGTATCTTAGTTCTATTTAGTGCTCTTACACATATTTCTTTTGTGATTGTGGGCAAGTCACCCTGCCTCTCCAAGCTGCAGCTTACTCATCTGGAAAATAAGGACAATAACActtgtaataataatacatagctcACAGGAAGACTGAAGCTACATTTATGAACGTAGGAAGAATACTTTGTTTCATGCACTTTAATGTTAAAGTACCCCGAGGTAATCGGATGGAAGCCACTTGGTAACAACAAAGTATTATTCTTCAAAAGGCTTTAAAATGAGGGCTCAGTAACAAGACTAGCTGAAGAACAGAGCTTGGCCCCATGACATGCTGGTCAGATCGGATACTGGGTCCTGCTAGATTTTGACATGTGTGATCCCTAAATCTAGAATTCACCTGCATGTAGCTTATCCTCCAGAGAAGAGAGAGCACAAAGAAAGCTTGTTTCCTTGGGTTGCTACTGGTGCAGACACATTCAAACACTGACTGAGTCCTTGGCAGAAGAAATACCCTTGACCTCCTCCTAAAACTACTTCCAGGGTTTGGAATATTTTCTC is a window encoding:
- the MYCT1 gene encoding myc target protein 1 yields the protein MQAKQCDWLREHISSPAESQTYQNLVLHRGHTSFAFIILVVMDKNSTYSDSSWPPNFWGQMIIAFSVSMVIGLVIGGIIWALFTCLSRRRASAHISQWSSSISSRRSRPSSQGHAANRTGFYRNNSCERRSNLSLASLTFQRQASLEQANSFPRKSSFRASTFHPFLQCPPLPVETNSQLVTLAPTSTTTTLVGNTTNSLTRPEFHWSNNSLRICHSTQTPPPAYETIIKAFPDS